From Brassica oleracea var. oleracea cultivar TO1000 chromosome C3, BOL, whole genome shotgun sequence, a single genomic window includes:
- the LOC106329026 gene encoding uncharacterized protein LOC106329026 isoform X1 has product MSCGTVRKVTRQDIKVVKASMEKEDNDDNLYKDCVKGGGGASVYITWLIGDKRPLHDVMGFKKEINDIKIDIALQWYVDVYSDTVLGYANGIHTIDGGTHIDGAKASITRTINTLGKKRKFVKDLDLSGEHIREGLTCIVAVVVTKPEFVDQTKKKLGNPKIREIVDKSVQEYLTEYFELHPDVFESIYTKSFKAYQKALALKRARKVILTPRTVPQNLTNSSSGKFEIFIAIGESSGGAAKHGDNDRRFQSKRTLEQPLSNGAAVSTAPPGRSLENTIDSRVDKKRQKVVPSSQHPSSSSRQTVAAASNRPNRKDVGAKTLKGVSTGSNKTKPVIPVGPGFQAEIPIWIASTKKGKFYGSPGDSDTLRWIGTAVWPTYSLKKKDHHKKVGEGRPDSCSCANPGSVDCAKLHIKEARELLEKETDDAFYTWKFDEMGEVGSKSWTAKEEQKFESLVKKIPLSSCDGFWKYASKAFPRRSEKDLISYYYNVFLNHRNTDDDHCGDFLADHRHARRRRGAITSMHYENLRIDETA; this is encoded by the exons ATGTCTTGTGGAACTGTAAGAAAGGTTACACGGCAAGATATCAAAGTG GTTAAAGCTTCTATGGAAAAGGAGGACAACGACGACAACCTTTATAAAGACTGTGTAAAAGGTGGAGGAGGCGCTAGTGTATATATCACTTGGCTAATTGGTGATAAG AGACCACTTCATGATGTGATGGGATTCAAAAAGGAGATCAATGATATCAAAATCGACATTGCTCTTCAATG GTATGTAGATGTATATTCAGACACAGTATTAGGATATGCTAATGGCATCCACACCATTGATGGCGGAACACACATTGATGGTGCGAAAGCTTCAATAACAAGAACTATCAACACCCTTGGTAAAAAGAGGAAGTTTGTCAAG GACTTAGACTTAAGTGGGGAGCATATTAGGGAAGGCTTGACTTGCATTGTCGCAGTTGTTGTTACAAAGCCTGAGTTTGTAGATCAAACAAAG AAGAAATTAGGAAACCCAAAAATCAGGGAAATTGTTGACAAATCAGTCCAAGAGTACCTAACGGAGTATTTTGAATTGCATCCAGATGTATTTGAGAGCATTTACACCAAATCCTTTAAGGCTTACCAG AAAGCTTTGGCATTGAAGAGGGCAAGGAAAGTGATTTTAACGCCGCGCACCGTTCCTCAGAATCTGACCAACAGCTCTTCTGGAAAATTTG AAATATTTATAGCCATAGGAGAATCTTCAGGTGGCGCTGCTAAACATGGTGATAATGACAGGCGTTTCCAG AGCAAAAGGACACTGGAACAGCCTCTGAGTAATGGTGCAGCAGTCTCTACAGCTCCTCCTGGAAGATCGTTAGAGAATACTATTGATTCAAGGGTTGACAAGAAACGCCAAAAAGTTGTTCCATCCTCACAACATCCCTCCTCTTCTTCACGACAAACTGTTGCTGCTGCTTCAAACCGACCAAACCGTAAAGATGTTGGCGCCAAGACCCTCAAAGGTGTATCCACTGGCTCTAACAAAACCAAACCAGTCATCCCAGTCGGTCCTGGTTTCCAGGCTGAAATTCCTATTTGGATTGCGTCTACCAAGAAGGGGAAGTTTTACGGTAGTCCCGGAGATTCCGACACTCTTAGGTGGATTGGAACGGCTGTTTGGCCAACATATAGCCTAAAGAAGAAAGATCACCACAAAAAAGTCGGTGAAGGGAGACCAGACTCTTGCTCTTGTGCTAATCCAGGATCAGTTGATTGCGCGAAGCTACACATTAAAGAAGCAAGGGAGCTTCTAGAAAAGGAAACTGACGATGCTTTCTATACTTGGAAGTTTGATGAAATGGGTGAGGTGGGATCAAAATCATGGACGGCCAAGGAAGAGCAAAAGTTTGAATCTCTTGTGAAAAAAATTCCTTTGTCTAGTTGTGATGGGTTTTGGAAGTATGCTTCAAAGGCTTTCCCAAGGAGAAGTGAGAAGGATCTCATTAGTTACTACTATAATGTTTTCCTCAACCACCGTAATACCGACGATGACCACTGTGGTGACTTCTTAGCGGATCACAG
- the LOC106329026 gene encoding uncharacterized protein LOC106329026 isoform X2, whose protein sequence is MSCGTVRKVTRQDIKVVKASMEKEDNDDNLYKDCVKGGGGASVYITWLIGDKRPLHDVMGFKKEINDIKIDIALQWYVDVYSDTVLGYANGIHTIDGGTHIDGAKASITRTINTLGKKRKFVKDLDLSGEHIREGLTCIVAVVVTKPEFVDQTKKLGNPKIREIVDKSVQEYLTEYFELHPDVFESIYTKSFKAYQKALALKRARKVILTPRTVPQNLTNSSSGKFEIFIAIGESSGGAAKHGDNDRRFQSKRTLEQPLSNGAAVSTAPPGRSLENTIDSRVDKKRQKVVPSSQHPSSSSRQTVAAASNRPNRKDVGAKTLKGVSTGSNKTKPVIPVGPGFQAEIPIWIASTKKGKFYGSPGDSDTLRWIGTAVWPTYSLKKKDHHKKVGEGRPDSCSCANPGSVDCAKLHIKEARELLEKETDDAFYTWKFDEMGEVGSKSWTAKEEQKFESLVKKIPLSSCDGFWKYASKAFPRRSEKDLISYYYNVFLNHRNTDDDHCGDFLADHRHARRRRGAITSMHYENLRIDETA, encoded by the exons ATGTCTTGTGGAACTGTAAGAAAGGTTACACGGCAAGATATCAAAGTG GTTAAAGCTTCTATGGAAAAGGAGGACAACGACGACAACCTTTATAAAGACTGTGTAAAAGGTGGAGGAGGCGCTAGTGTATATATCACTTGGCTAATTGGTGATAAG AGACCACTTCATGATGTGATGGGATTCAAAAAGGAGATCAATGATATCAAAATCGACATTGCTCTTCAATG GTATGTAGATGTATATTCAGACACAGTATTAGGATATGCTAATGGCATCCACACCATTGATGGCGGAACACACATTGATGGTGCGAAAGCTTCAATAACAAGAACTATCAACACCCTTGGTAAAAAGAGGAAGTTTGTCAAG GACTTAGACTTAAGTGGGGAGCATATTAGGGAAGGCTTGACTTGCATTGTCGCAGTTGTTGTTACAAAGCCTGAGTTTGTAGATCAAACAAAG AAATTAGGAAACCCAAAAATCAGGGAAATTGTTGACAAATCAGTCCAAGAGTACCTAACGGAGTATTTTGAATTGCATCCAGATGTATTTGAGAGCATTTACACCAAATCCTTTAAGGCTTACCAG AAAGCTTTGGCATTGAAGAGGGCAAGGAAAGTGATTTTAACGCCGCGCACCGTTCCTCAGAATCTGACCAACAGCTCTTCTGGAAAATTTG AAATATTTATAGCCATAGGAGAATCTTCAGGTGGCGCTGCTAAACATGGTGATAATGACAGGCGTTTCCAG AGCAAAAGGACACTGGAACAGCCTCTGAGTAATGGTGCAGCAGTCTCTACAGCTCCTCCTGGAAGATCGTTAGAGAATACTATTGATTCAAGGGTTGACAAGAAACGCCAAAAAGTTGTTCCATCCTCACAACATCCCTCCTCTTCTTCACGACAAACTGTTGCTGCTGCTTCAAACCGACCAAACCGTAAAGATGTTGGCGCCAAGACCCTCAAAGGTGTATCCACTGGCTCTAACAAAACCAAACCAGTCATCCCAGTCGGTCCTGGTTTCCAGGCTGAAATTCCTATTTGGATTGCGTCTACCAAGAAGGGGAAGTTTTACGGTAGTCCCGGAGATTCCGACACTCTTAGGTGGATTGGAACGGCTGTTTGGCCAACATATAGCCTAAAGAAGAAAGATCACCACAAAAAAGTCGGTGAAGGGAGACCAGACTCTTGCTCTTGTGCTAATCCAGGATCAGTTGATTGCGCGAAGCTACACATTAAAGAAGCAAGGGAGCTTCTAGAAAAGGAAACTGACGATGCTTTCTATACTTGGAAGTTTGATGAAATGGGTGAGGTGGGATCAAAATCATGGACGGCCAAGGAAGAGCAAAAGTTTGAATCTCTTGTGAAAAAAATTCCTTTGTCTAGTTGTGATGGGTTTTGGAAGTATGCTTCAAAGGCTTTCCCAAGGAGAAGTGAGAAGGATCTCATTAGTTACTACTATAATGTTTTCCTCAACCACCGTAATACCGACGATGACCACTGTGGTGACTTCTTAGCGGATCACAG
- the LOC106331353 gene encoding probable sugar phosphate/phosphate translocator At5g04160: MVLLQHLTSAFFSSTSSSSQITASSSLFSSQCATCPLAPSSATSPSSSSSSSLSNTLNLALSSLKSPLSASSSVPLLSAGTFHSVTFPWVTYGALVPVVAGVVIASGGEPGFHWFGFIMCISATAARAFKSVLQGILLSSEGEKLSSMNLMLYMSSIAVVALLPVTLVMEPDVISLTLTLAKQHQYMWILLLVNSVMAYSANLLNFLVTKHTSALTLQVLGNAKGAVAVVISILIFQNPVTVMEPGYGYGYWRVFHNGPWGGCLRREKTQV; the protein is encoded by the exons ATGGTACTCCTCCAACATCTTACATCGGCGTTCTTCTCCTCAACAAGTTCCTCCTCTCAAATTACGGCTTCAAGTTCCCTATTTTCCTCACAATGTGCCACATGTCCGCTTGCGCCATCCTCAGCTACATCTCCATCGTCTTCCTCAAGCTCGTCCCTCTCCAACACCTTAAATCTCGCTCTCAGCTCCTTAAAGTCGCCACTCTCAGCATCGTCTTCTGTGCCTCTGTTGTCGGCGGGAACATTTCACTCCGTTACCTTCCCTTGGGTTACTTATGGTGCTCTTGTCCCTGTTGTTGCAGGCGTTGTCATTGCTAGTGGG GGGGAGCCAGGGTTTCACTGGTTTGGTTTCATTATGTGCATTAGTGCTACTGCGGCAAGAGCTTTTAAATCTGTTCTTCAAGGCATTTTACTTTCTTCAGAAGG GGAAAAGTTGAGCTCGATGAATCTGATGTTGTATATGTCCTCTATAGCTGTTGTTGCTCTTCTTCCAGTCACGCTAGTTATGGAACCAGACGTGATCAGCTTGACCTTGACGCTTGCAAAGCAACATCAGTACATGTGGATACTTCTTTTGGTTAACTCTGTAATGGCCTATTCAGCTAATTTGTTGAATTTTCTTGTTACAAAACACACAAGCGCCCTCACTCTCCAG GTTCTTGGGAATGCTAAAGGAGCAGTTGCAGTGGTGATCTCGATCTTGATATTTCAAAACCCGGTTACGGTTATGGAACCCGGTTACGGTTATGGGTATTGGCGGGTATTCCATAACGGTCCTTGGGGTGGTTGCTTACGGAGAGAAAAAACGCAGGTTTAG
- the LOC106332495 gene encoding transcription factor bHLH101 — protein sequence MCALTPMFPSNQQEWYSTSTMEYPWLDSFSPTLPSSLYPSFDQLDEFKNYNINLLPHHMNLADINGTNNNSNNDQEEHQGSVLEKKLNHNASERDRRRKLNALYASLRALLPPSDQKRKLSIPKTVAGVVKYIPAQKQELQRLSRRKEELMKRISNKTETLSHQQEQLRNRALMMESIDSSSQKIAANWITDTEIAVQIATWKWTSISDMLLRLEENGLNAISVSSSVSSTARIFYTLHLKMGGGCRVRLEELDGMLYGLHQSY from the exons ATGTGTGCCTTAACACCAATGTTTCCAAGTAACCAACAAGAATGGTACTCTACTTCAACAATGGAGTATCCATGGCTTGATTCCTTCTCTCCTACTCTCCCTTCTTCTCTTTATCCTTCTTTCGACCAACTAGATGAATTCAAGAACTATAACATCAATCTTCTTCCTCATCATATGAATCTTGCTGACATAAATGGTACTAACAATAACAGTAACAATGATCAAGAAGAACATCAAGGATCGGTTTTGGAAAAGAAACTGAATCACAACGCAAGTGAACGCGACCGCCGTAGAAAGCTAAACGCCTTATACGCTTCACTTCGGGCTCTCTTGCCTCCTTCTGATCAAAAG AGAAAGTTGAGCATTCCAAAGACCGTAGCGGGAGTGGTGAAGTATATACCAGCGCAGAAGCAAGAACTTCAACGTTTGTCTAGGAGGAAAGAAGAGCTTATGAAGAGAATCTCCAATAAGACAGAGACTTTGAGTCATCAACAAGAACAGCTGAGAAATAGAGCATTAATGATGGAGTCAATAGATTCTTCTTCACAAAAGATCGCTGCAAATTGGATCACAGACACAGAGATAGCCGTCCAGATTGCTACATGGAAATGGACATCTATATCAGACATGTTGCTTAGGTTAGAAGAAAACGGGCTTAATGCCATAAGCGTCTCTTCTTCGGTTTCTTCCACCGCAAGGATCTTCTACACTCTTCATCTTAAG ATGGGAGGAGGTTGCAGAGTGAGATTGGAGGAACTAGACGGTATGCTATACGGATTACACCAATCATATTGA
- the LOC106329026 gene encoding DNA gyrase subunit B, chloroplastic-like isoform X3 encodes MSCGTVRKVTRQDIKVVKASMEKEDNDDNLYKDCVKGGGGASVYITWLIGDKRPLHDVMGFKKEINDIKIDIALQWYVDVYSDTVLGYANGIHTIDGGTHIDGAKASITRTINTLGKKRKFVKDLDLSGEHIREGLTCIVAVVVTKPEFVDQTKKKLGNPKIREIVDKSVQEYLTEYFELHPDVFESIYTKSFKAYQKALALKRARKVILTPRTVPQNLTNSSSGKFEIFIAIGESSGGAAKHGDNDRRFQSKRTLEQPLSNGAAVSTAPPGRSLENTIDSRVDKKRQKVVPSSQHPSSSSRQTVAAASNRPNRKDVGAKTLKGVSTGSNKTKPVIPVGPGFQAEIPIWIASTKKGKFYGSPGDSDTLRWIGTAVWPTYSLKKKDHHKKVGEGRPDSCSCANPGSVDCAKLHIKEARELLEKETDDAFYTWKFDEMGEVGSKSWTAKEEQKFESLVKKIPLSSCDGFWKYASKAFPRRSEKDLISYYYNVFLNHRNTDDDHCGDFLADHR; translated from the exons ATGTCTTGTGGAACTGTAAGAAAGGTTACACGGCAAGATATCAAAGTG GTTAAAGCTTCTATGGAAAAGGAGGACAACGACGACAACCTTTATAAAGACTGTGTAAAAGGTGGAGGAGGCGCTAGTGTATATATCACTTGGCTAATTGGTGATAAG AGACCACTTCATGATGTGATGGGATTCAAAAAGGAGATCAATGATATCAAAATCGACATTGCTCTTCAATG GTATGTAGATGTATATTCAGACACAGTATTAGGATATGCTAATGGCATCCACACCATTGATGGCGGAACACACATTGATGGTGCGAAAGCTTCAATAACAAGAACTATCAACACCCTTGGTAAAAAGAGGAAGTTTGTCAAG GACTTAGACTTAAGTGGGGAGCATATTAGGGAAGGCTTGACTTGCATTGTCGCAGTTGTTGTTACAAAGCCTGAGTTTGTAGATCAAACAAAG AAGAAATTAGGAAACCCAAAAATCAGGGAAATTGTTGACAAATCAGTCCAAGAGTACCTAACGGAGTATTTTGAATTGCATCCAGATGTATTTGAGAGCATTTACACCAAATCCTTTAAGGCTTACCAG AAAGCTTTGGCATTGAAGAGGGCAAGGAAAGTGATTTTAACGCCGCGCACCGTTCCTCAGAATCTGACCAACAGCTCTTCTGGAAAATTTG AAATATTTATAGCCATAGGAGAATCTTCAGGTGGCGCTGCTAAACATGGTGATAATGACAGGCGTTTCCAG AGCAAAAGGACACTGGAACAGCCTCTGAGTAATGGTGCAGCAGTCTCTACAGCTCCTCCTGGAAGATCGTTAGAGAATACTATTGATTCAAGGGTTGACAAGAAACGCCAAAAAGTTGTTCCATCCTCACAACATCCCTCCTCTTCTTCACGACAAACTGTTGCTGCTGCTTCAAACCGACCAAACCGTAAAGATGTTGGCGCCAAGACCCTCAAAGGTGTATCCACTGGCTCTAACAAAACCAAACCAGTCATCCCAGTCGGTCCTGGTTTCCAGGCTGAAATTCCTATTTGGATTGCGTCTACCAAGAAGGGGAAGTTTTACGGTAGTCCCGGAGATTCCGACACTCTTAGGTGGATTGGAACGGCTGTTTGGCCAACATATAGCCTAAAGAAGAAAGATCACCACAAAAAAGTCGGTGAAGGGAGACCAGACTCTTGCTCTTGTGCTAATCCAGGATCAGTTGATTGCGCGAAGCTACACATTAAAGAAGCAAGGGAGCTTCTAGAAAAGGAAACTGACGATGCTTTCTATACTTGGAAGTTTGATGAAATGGGTGAGGTGGGATCAAAATCATGGACGGCCAAGGAAGAGCAAAAGTTTGAATCTCTTGTGAAAAAAATTCCTTTGTCTAGTTGTGATGGGTTTTGGAAGTATGCTTCAAAGGCTTTCCCAAGGAGAAGTGAGAAGGATCTCATTAGTTACTACTATAATGTTTTCCTCAACCACCGTAATACCGACGATGACCACTGTGGTGACTTCTTAGCGGATCACAGGTAA